A window from Bufo bufo chromosome 1, aBufBuf1.1, whole genome shotgun sequence encodes these proteins:
- the RPL18A gene encoding 60S ribosomal protein L18a, translating into MKASGALREYKVIGRSLPTAKKPAPPLYRMRIFAPNHIVAKSRFWYFVSQLKKMKKASGEIVYCGQVFEKSPLKVKNFGIWLRYDSRSGTHNMYREYRDLTTASAVTQCYRDMGARHRARAHSIQIMKVEVIPANKCRRPAIKQFHDSKIKFPLPHRVLRRQHKPRFTTKRPNTFF; encoded by the exons ATGAAGGCGTCCGGCGCT TTGAGGGAGTACAAGGTAATTGGGCGCAGTTTGCCTACAGCTAAGAAACCTGCACCACCTCTCTATCGTATGAGAATCTTCGCACCCAACCATATTGTGGCAAAGTCCCGATTCTGGTACTTTGTGTCTCAACTGAAGAAGATGAAGAAGGCGTCTGGAGAGATTGTGTACTGTGGACAA GTCTTTGAGAAATCTCCTCTAAAGGTGAAGAACTTTGGTATATGGCTGCGGTATGATTCTCGTAGTGGAACACACAACATGTACAGAGAGTACAGAGACTTGACTACAGCTAGTGCAGTGACCCAGTGCT ACCGTGATATGGGTGCACGCCATCGTGCTCGTGCCCACTCCATTCAGATTATGAAAGTTGAGGTGATTCCAGCCAATAAGTGTCGCAGACCAGCAATCAAGCAGTTCCAC GACTCCAAGATCAAGTTCCCTCTGCCACACAGAGTTCTGCGTCGCCAGCACAAGCCTCGCTTCACCACCAAGAGACCAAACACCTTCTTCTAA